From a single Candidatus Bathyarchaeota archaeon genomic region:
- a CDS encoding TlpA family protein disulfide reductase, with product MSKKHKPYVLRKGKSGSYIVKKKGDNSKNVLIIIGVLIIVGIFLSSLFIYNNLKYEETLEILKDTQLSNSTASKSIESSKGEAKSEHENVNLPYPLAPDFTLIDIDGKKVALSEQRGKIVILDFMGAKCIPCKIQVGELGEVYTTYGDKVEILSISIYGGEGMVEELHSFEESFNVSWRTVIDDEGVAYKYQIMALPTTVIIDQDGYVRYQHAGVVKASTIVREINDLLGEY from the coding sequence ATGAGTAAGAAACATAAACCATATGTTTTAAGAAAAGGCAAATCAGGTTCATACATTGTAAAAAAGAAGGGGGATAATTCGAAAAATGTCCTAATAATAATTGGCGTATTAATCATAGTTGGTATTTTTTTGTCCTCACTCTTTATCTATAACAATCTAAAATATGAAGAGACTTTGGAAATTCTAAAAGATACTCAATTGTCAAACAGCACAGCATCAAAATCAATAGAGTCTAGTAAAGGCGAGGCTAAAAGTGAACATGAGAATGTAAACCTTCCCTATCCATTGGCCCCAGATTTTACTCTCATAGATATTGATGGAAAGAAGGTTGCCTTGAGCGAACAGAGGGGAAAGATAGTAATTCTGGACTTTATGGGTGCAAAGTGCATTCCGTGTAAGATTCAAGTTGGTGAGCTTGGTGAAGTTTATACAACTTATGGAGATAAGGTAGAGATTTTATCTATCTCGATATATGGAGGGGAAGGGATGGTTGAAGAACTCCACTCTTTCGAAGAATCGTTTAACGTAAGCTGGAGAACAGTGATAGATGATGAAGGGGTTGCGTATAAGTATCAAATAATGGCGCTTCCTACCACCGTGATAATAGATCAGGATGGATATGTGCGCTATCAACATGCTGGCGTTGTTAAGGCATCTACTATAGTTAGAGAGATTAATGATCTTTTAGGAGAATATTGA
- a CDS encoding cytochrome c biogenesis CcdA family protein encodes MDYSNILINFSFAFLAGVSSLFHPCAFALLPGYTAYLIGSKSLTQGIKSGLTFTLGLITILAILGALLSTVGGFLIDIIPWLQIVVAFAIIFLGLVQILNLNLPSLSPRIRVKKGLMGLFIFGLGFGLVISGCSAPVFFSVILYSFLSGIQNGVLALASYGLGMGTITMVVSVITLRTKKSMMNRLIQYSTMINWTIGLILIIVGLYILYNSLLLI; translated from the coding sequence TTGGATTATTCTAATATACTGATTAATTTCTCATTTGCTTTTTTAGCTGGAGTATCTTCACTCTTCCATCCATGTGCGTTTGCTCTTCTACCAGGATATACGGCCTACTTGATTGGATCAAAGTCACTTACCCAAGGAATTAAATCAGGTTTAACATTCACTTTAGGCTTAATCACGATACTTGCAATTCTTGGAGCTTTATTATCAACTGTAGGAGGATTCCTGATAGATATCATACCTTGGCTTCAAATCGTCGTAGCATTCGCGATTATATTTTTAGGTTTAGTCCAAATACTAAATTTGAATTTACCATCTCTCTCTCCAAGGATTAGAGTAAAAAAGGGTCTGATGGGGCTTTTCATTTTTGGTTTAGGATTTGGATTAGTCATATCAGGTTGCTCCGCTCCAGTGTTTTTCTCGGTGATTCTATATTCATTCTTAAGCGGGATTCAAAATGGAGTTCTAGCTCTAGCATCCTATGGTCTGGGAATGGGTACCATTACGATGGTTGTGTCAGTTATAACTTTAAGAACGAAAAAATCTATGATGAATAGATTAATCCAATATTCAACTATGATAAATTGGACTATAGGTTTAATCCTCATAATCGTTGGGCTCTATATTCTTTACAATTCTCTACTATTAATTTAA
- a CDS encoding permease gives MNRNIRILRTVILVAFIAAVFAALIYSRIRAYSLAPTMKPESFIDLPLWYVPFAYIWDYMSHGWICLLFAFVAAGVVYEFIPKDIVTRYMSSGKITGYVLAACIAPFFTVCSCTMIPLFSGLLYIGAGIGPAIAFLLMAPAANILTILLTGEIISWQIAIVRIFASLTTAVIAGIVVSNTPWGKRIENKYKVTNPTQKSVAIIKVPLDEKLINALKFSWFLGKQILPFFFAGLVVVGYAMRFLPGDIVGNYLTGFQGILIASVIGGPLYTPTLVEIVLGKGLLDLGMSQAALLSWLMGQPYDIPNMMAASKIIRWKSVLTYALIAWMGSVIFGVIYGLVIGAM, from the coding sequence TTGAATCGTAATATTAGAATCCTACGAACAGTCATTTTGGTAGCCTTCATAGCAGCAGTTTTTGCTGCATTAATATATTCCAGAATTAGAGCCTATTCGCTTGCTCCCACCATGAAGCCAGAAAGCTTTATAGATCTGCCGTTATGGTATGTTCCATTCGCTTATATTTGGGATTATATGAGTCATGGATGGATATGTCTTCTTTTTGCGTTCGTTGCAGCTGGGGTAGTATACGAGTTTATCCCAAAAGACATAGTAACCAGATATATGAGCAGTGGTAAGATCACGGGCTATGTATTAGCTGCTTGTATAGCACCCTTTTTTACCGTATGTTCATGTACTATGATCCCACTTTTTTCAGGCTTGCTCTACATAGGCGCCGGAATAGGTCCAGCTATAGCATTTCTGCTTATGGCACCCGCAGCCAACATCCTTACTATTCTTCTAACCGGCGAGATCATTTCTTGGCAAATAGCTATTGTTAGAATATTTGCATCTCTAACCACGGCAGTTATTGCCGGAATAGTTGTCTCCAATACCCCTTGGGGAAAAAGGATCGAGAATAAATACAAAGTAACCAATCCAACACAGAAATCTGTGGCTATCATCAAAGTTCCACTTGATGAGAAACTAATCAATGCTTTAAAATTTTCATGGTTCCTTGGTAAGCAGATTCTTCCATTTTTCTTTGCAGGGTTGGTGGTGGTAGGATATGCGATGCGTTTTCTACCTGGAGACATTGTAGGCAATTATCTAACTGGTTTTCAAGGCATATTAATTGCGTCGGTTATAGGTGGCCCACTTTATACTCCGACTCTCGTTGAGATTGTGTTGGGAAAGGGGCTCCTAGACTTGGGCATGTCCCAAGCTGCGCTCCTCTCATGGCTCATGGGTCAACCGTATGATATTCCAAATATGATGGCTGCTTCGAAAATAATTAGATGGAAATCCGTCCTTACTTATGCACTCATTGCATGGATGGGGAGTGTCATCTTTGGAGTGATTTATGGACTAGTTATAGGAGCAATGTAA
- a CDS encoding thioredoxin family protein: protein MALVEVIGVDPPCKRCTSTHENTEKAASQLKKEGLEIEVKKLNITSQEVISKYGIIISPAIAVDGQVRISGRVPDTYELVKIIKEAL from the coding sequence ATGGCATTAGTTGAAGTTATAGGCGTTGACCCGCCTTGTAAAAGATGTACTTCTACACACGAAAATACTGAGAAAGCTGCTTCTCAGCTTAAGAAAGAAGGTCTAGAAATCGAAGTTAAAAAATTAAACATCACTTCACAAGAAGTTATTTCAAAATATGGGATCATTATATCTCCTGCGATCGCGGTGGATGGTCAAGTAAGAATTTCAGGTAGAGTTCCAGATACTTATGAGCTGGTAAAAATTATCAAAGAAGCATTATGA